The Candidatus Synechococcus calcipolaris G9 nucleotide sequence TGGTTGCCATGGCAAACAGACTACAGGAGATCACCAGTTCCATTACCATGATGGGATCGCGGATCACGGCCCCCAGTCCATCTATAGTCATTCCCCAGTTGTCCTTGGGCGTTCTAGGCCGGAGTCAGGGCTGCCACGGAAACACGCGCTGCCACCTGTTGGGCGATCGCCCGTAGTGCTTTAGCGGAGGCAGAGTCAGGATAGTTCAAGAGAATGGGTAAACCGGAATCTCCCCCCTCGCGCACGGCCGGTTCTAAGGGAACTGACCCCAAGAGGGGAACCCCCAGTTCTTCAGCGAGGGATTCACCGCCGCCAGAGCCGAAAATATCGTAGCGGCGATCAGGTAAATCGGGGGGAATAAAGTAGCTCATGTTCTCAACCAGGCCGAGAACGGACACCCCTAGCTGCTGAAACATTCTCAGGCCCCGCCGCGCATCTAAGAGGGATACGGATTGGGGGGTGGTGACAATGACCACACCCGCCATGGGCACAGCTTGGGCAAGGGTGAGTTGGGCATCGCCCGTTCCGGGGGGAAGATCCACGATCAGATAGTCTAGGTTGCCCCAATCGGTTTGGTAGAGAAATTGGCGAATAATACCATTCAACATTGGCCCCCGCCAAATCACCGGCTGATCTCGATCAATTAAAAAGCCCATGGAAACCATTTTGATGCCGTGGTTTTCCGCTGGCTCTAGAATATCGCCCCCGGCTTCTTTGCGGACTTCGACGATCGCCCCCTCCAGACCCAGCATCGTCGGCACATTGGGGCCATAAATATCGGCATCGATCATGCCCACGGCTGCCCCCGCTTCCGCTAGGGCCACGGCAATATTGACCGCCACCGTACTTTTGCCCACGCCCCCTTTCCCACTGGAAACGGCAATAATATTTTTGACACCTTTTAGGTCGGTGCGATCGGGGACGCTTTTTTGCTGGGGTGTTTCGGCGGTGACATCCACGGAAATATGATTTACGCCGGGGAGGGTCTGGATTGCTTTTTTACAGTCTTCAACAATAAATTCCCGCAGGGGGCAGGCAGGGGTGGTGAGAACAAGGGTAAAGCTCACGTTCCCATCGGCGATCGCCACATTGCGGATCATATTGAGTTCGACGAGGGAGCGGCGCAGTTCCGGATCCTCCACCGGCCGCAAAACCTTTAGAACAGATTCAATACTTAAAACCTCTGCCATAGATTCCCCTTACGTCACCTTGGCGATCGTACCATTTAGCAGAAAACGCGGTGCTGTAGGCAGGGCATTTGTTGGCGAACTTGCTCTAAACGAGTGGGTTCAATGGCGGCAACGGCCACACCAGGGCGATCTCCGGCATCGGCCAGAATTGTCCCCCAGGGATCCACAATCAGGGCATGGCCATGGGTTTGCCGCCGGGCATAATGTTCTCCCGTTTGGGCTGGGGCCAAAACATAGCAGGTATTCTCGATCGCCCGAGCCTGTAATAACACCTGCCAATGATCCTTACCCGTGAAGGCGGTGAAGGCGGCGGGTACAAATAGTACCATTGCTCCGGCCTGGGCTAACCCCCGGTAGAGTTCAGGGAAGCGGACATCGTAACAAACGGAAAGGCCAATCCCGCCGAAGTCCTTAGATAGATAGACCTCAGGGAGTTGGTTGCCCGCAAGAACCGTACCTGATTCGTGGTAGATATTGCCGTCGGGTAAGTCTACGTCAAATAGATGTACCTTTTGGTAGCGGGCTAGATCTTCACCATTGGGGCCCACCAGCAGAGCCGTATTATAGACCTTATTGTCGGTGGCAGGAACCGGATAGCCGCCTCCCAATAGGGTGATTTGAAACCGCTGGGCCATGCGATGGAGAAATTTCTCACTTTTCTCGGCGATCGCCGCCGCCTGAGCCACCTTTACGCCATCATCCCCTAAAAATGGAAAATTTTCCGGCAGGCCAACTAACTCAGCCCCTCGCTGGACCGCTAGTTCAATAAACTCTTCTGCCTGGGCCAGATTTTGATCAACATCCGGCAAACTGGTCATCTGAATAACAGCAGCAAGGTAGGGCTTCATTGGAACGTGAATAATAGTAGCCCTTTATTTTAGTACGGTTGAATGCAAGCCATCAATACAGATCACCATTGATCCAATCGTGGGATGGGTTGATTTTTTACAAACTTGAGGGGCGATTATTTAGATTCTCCATCTGCCGGCGGAGAATAGGATTGCGGTGGCTGGGCAGTTCATTCTCACGAACCTGCCGGAAGGCTAAAAAGGCGACGGTTAATAAGCTAAGATTAATCATCAGGACAATCAATAGCTTGCCTGTACCACAAACGGGCTGACCTTTGGGCAAAATCTGCCTAGGACGGACAAAGGATTTAATTATTTGACTGTCCATGGAACAACTCCTTATATAATGAATAATTATTAATATAGTCATGGCCGCTTTTAGGCTAAAAACGTAACGTTTAGGCCTAAGGTTGCTTTTTCGGTTTAGGGTTACTTTTAGGTTTAGAGTTAAAAGTCTCATCCTATTCCTTATTGGCCGCAGTCTATCATTCACACCTAGGAACCCTAGAGTTCCTAAATATTTCTTAACTCAAATGTCAACAAACCTTGATTTACAGTTCGCCAATTCTTAACTCTGTGGAGAGGGATGTTTGTCTGCCCGCGGAATGGTATCCCCACCGCGCCTGTTGGTTAGCCTTTCCCAGTCACGAAGAACTATGGGGGGTAAGTTTAGGTGAGGCCCAGCGGGAGTTTATTGATCTGTGCCGGGCGATCGCCGATGTGGATCCCCAGACGGGCCATTGTCGGGGTGAGCAGTTAAAAATCTTAGTCCTAGATAATCAGGGTAAGTCCCGGGCCTCTCAGGCTTTGGCAGGCCTCAATGCCGAATTTTACATCTGTTCTTTTGGCGATATTTGGCTGCGGGATACGGCTCCCCTCATGGTCTTCAATCACCAGGGAGATCGGGAAACCCGCTGGTTTCAGTTCAATGGCTGGGGGGGAAAGTATTCGCTGCCTGGGGATGGGGATCTGGCGCAGCGGGTGACAAACATTCTGGGCTGGCCAGGGAAACAACTGACCCTTGTCTTAGAAGGCGGTGCGATCGAAGGGGATGGCCAGGGGACGTGCCTAACGACAGAGCAATGTTTACTCAATCCCAATCGCAACCCCCACCTGAGTCGTGGCGAGATTGAAGCAGAACTGAAAAACGGCTTGGGATTTAAGAAAATTCTTTGGCTTGAATCCGGCCTCCTCAATGATCACACCGATGGCCATATTGACACCCTGGTGCGCTTTGTCGGGCCAGGGAAGGTCGTCTGTATGGCCGCCCAAACCGAAGCAGACCCCAATGCCGCCGTTCTGAAACACATTTACCAAACCCTAAAAAACCTAAGGGATGCCCAGGGGCGATCGCTGGAGGTGGTTCAAATTCCCTCACCAGGCTTAGTCTGTGATGCCCAGGGAAACATTTTGCCCGCCAGCTACGTGAACTTTTATATTGGCAATACCACCGTCGTAGTTCCCACCTATGGCAGCGACTTTGATCAGCCGGCCGTTGCGGCGATCGCCCAGTTATTCCCCCAGCGACGTACCCTGGGATTGAGTGCCCGTACCATCCTGGAGGGGGGCGGTGCGTTCCATTGCATTAGTCAACAGGAGCCATGAGAAACTTAACGGTTGCGGCCATTCAAACTCGTCTGAGCGATGCAGCGGATCTGAATATCCAACGCATGGGGGATTGGATTCGCCAGGCCCATAGCCAAGGTGCCCAGGTGATTTTGCCCTCAGAGCTTTTTATGGGACATTATTTCTGTAAGGAAGAACGGGCGGATTTTTTTGCACGGGCCCATCCGGTAGATAACCATCCGGCGATCGCCCATTTTCAGGTCCTGGCCGATGAACTTCAGGTGGTTTTACCCATTTCCTTTTTTGAGAAAGCCGGCCCCACCTACTACAACAGTGTGGCGGTGATTGATGCTGACGGTGCGATCCTAGGAGTTTATCGTAAAAGTCATATTCCCGACGGCCCCGGCTATGAAGAGAAATTTTACTTTCGCCCTGGCAATACGGGCTTTCGCGCCTGGAAAACTCGCTATGGCTGCATAGGGGTGGGTATTTGTTGGGATCAATGGTTTCCTGAGGCGGCCCGGGCCATGGCTCTCTTGGGGGCAGAAATTTTGATGTATCCCACCGCCATTGGCAGTGAACCCCAGGAACCGGAACTCGACACCAAAGATCCCTGGCAACGGGTGATGATCGGCCATGCCGTCGCCAATAGTCTGCCCGTCGTTGCTGCCAATCGTACCGGAACGGAAGGCTCTCAGTCTTTCTATGGCAGTTCCTTCATTGCAGATCCCCGGGGAGATAAATTGGCCGAATTGGGCCCGGATCAGGAGGGAGTGATCCTCGCCACCTTTAACTTAGATGCCCTAGAATCCCGCCGTGCTAGTTTTGGCTTCTTTCGCGATCGCCGCCCAGATTTATACCAAATTCTCCTGACGGCTGAGGGCGCGGGCCAACAGTCCCCACCATCGTTTTTGTCATGATCGTTAATTGGACATGATCGTTAAATTGACCCTGGACGGCATAGCACAGTTGCGTAACTTTTAGTTAACTTTACCAATATCTACCTGTGACACTTGCTATTCTGGAATTATCGGCCTAGCGACGCGATCGCCAGCCAGGGACATCCATACTCAGGGAGTGAAGCCATGAAAGCCTATTTTCGTCAAGTTCAGACGGTAACATCTTCCCTGGTTTCTGTCCTAGCTATTTTGTCCCTGGGTTCGGCGGCCTTTGCCCGTCCCCTTACCCCGCCCTGGCGATCCGTATCTCGATCTCGCCCCGCCCCAGTTTCCCAGGTGTCCTCTCCTAGTTCTGCCCAGGAAACCCCCAGTGTGGTGGCCCTAGAGCCAAAGGATCCCCTATCCAGTCCCTTCCCCCTGCCGTGGAACTGGGTCGAGGAAGCCCACACAATGGCTTGTCACCATAATCAATCTTTTCAGCATACATTGGATTCCCAGCGATACCTATCACCGGATGGTACGTATGCGGCATCTGCTACCTTTGAACTCATTAGCCATCCAGAAGCCCATCGCCAACAGTTAACCAGTATCCTGGAAATTACCCACTTAGCCAGCGGTGAGCAGGAGCGATTTGAAAGTATTGCTACTGTTCCCCGCGACTATTTCAATGACTTACCCCAGCGTGGTAGTACCGAAGGTCTGATTGCGGTTCTCATGCCCATAGGTTGGTCGGAAGGGGGCGATCGCCTACTCGTGCGCCAGTTCCAAGGAATTTTCTCCTCAGATTTTGCCTCCGATGGTGCTTGGATTTGGGAACGGGACTTCGGCCACATTGCCACGGTCTATCCCACAGTCGATGACTATGATTTTGCGGTGCTGTTGGGCTGGAGTAGTGAACACCGCGATCAGGTACTATTTCACACCCAACTGATGGGAAATCCCCAGGGCCATACTTGGGCCGTGGATATTCACGGTGATACCTTAGCCGCCCAAGATGTACGTCCTCAACTAGAGGGCTATTCGTTCAATCTCGAGTGGTAGTGAACCTAAGCCCTAGCCCTAAATTCAACGTCAACCCTGAATTACTTCACCGCCCACCAAAGGGTAGGGCCAATTGATCCTTGGGATCGCTATTGGCTGCACCACGGTTAGAAAGTGTGCTAGGCTGGGAGCCTTGATTGGCGATCGTTTCCTGTAAGCTCAGGATGGCTTGACGGTAGGATAGATCCCCTGGAGTTGTCCAGAGTTGGGGATTTTTCTGTAGTTCCTGCTGTTGCTCCTTACTGAGGGGAACCAAAATATCTGGGACAATCCCTTTTTGGCTAATGTCCGTTCCCTTGGGTGTGTAGTAGTGGGCAACGGTGACGGCTAAACCAGAGCCATCGGTAAGGCTATGGATGGATTGGACAAAGGCCTTGCCGTAGGTGGTGTTGCCGACAATAATGGCCCGTTTATGATCCTGGAGTGCGCCAGTGAGAATTTCACTACTACTGGCAGATTGACCATCCACTAAAACCACTAGGGGTAAATCCGTTAGGGCTGATTGGGTGGCGGTGGACTGCTCACTATGGCCACCGCGATCGACCATGCGTACAATGACCCCCTGATCTAACCATAGTCGGGCAATATCAATCCCTGATTGCAACAGTCCCCCTGGATTTCCCCGGAGATCCATGACAAATCCATGGACATTTTCGGCTTCAAGGCGGCGAATCGCCATGCGAACTTGCTCCGTGGCATGGGAGGTAAATTCACTCAGGTAAATATAGCCAATTCGTTGCCCTCCCTCTTCTTTGACTTGATAGCGCACCGAGGGAATCTCAATCACGGCCCGAGTTACCACTAAACTAAATTGGCCCCGATTGGGTCGAAATAGTTGCAGTTTAATGGGAGTACCTGCCTGCCCCCGAATGCGGTTGGAGGCCTCTTCTAGGGACATTTTGCTCGTGGGTTGATCGTCAATGGCTAGGAGGCGATCGCCCGCTTGAATACCTGCCTGGATTGCCGGCGAGCCATCAATGGGTTCCACAATGGTCAGTTGCTTGGTGTTTTGATCTAACCCTAGGCGAATGCCAATGCCCGAGAGTTCCCCAGAGGTTTGGGTCGTTAAGGCATTAAATTCCTGGGGTGTCATAAACCGAGTATAGGGATCATTCAAGAGTTTGAGGCTGTGGCGAATGGCCCGGTAGGCCTCTTCCTGGGAGCTATAGTGACGATTAAGGAGTTGTCGGCGGACGACTTGCCAATCTACCTGATTAAAGGAACCATCGACGTAATGGCGATCCACCAGTTGCCAAACCTCGTCCACAATCTCCTTAGGACTACTGTGAAGGGAAGCAACGGCCACATCTCGTGGTGGCAGAATCATACTGGTCGAAGATAAGGCAAGAGTCCCTAAAACAGCCCAAGAGCGGGTCACAAGTGATTTAGAAAGCAGTGGCATGGTAGTCGGTGGGGGAGGGGAATGGGTGGAAAATGGGGCGGAGAAAGGACGGCGTAAACCCTGAAATGATGCAGATGGAATGAACTATAGCTTATTTATTCTGTCTGTGGCTGTGATCTGGGCAGGGCAAGGACAAGACTTAAGAAATATTTACTTTTTGCTACTCTGTAGATAGATCAGACCGATGGAGCAGGCAACATAGATCAGTACCTAGGAATTGCGATCGCCCAGAAAAATAGCTTACCCCAGGGTTTCTTGCCCGCCCGATCCCATGAGTGTGGGGATACACAAGGCGATCCTCAGCACTTTTTGTCGCTGAACTAAGAATCCTTTGACTTTAGTCGGTAGGAATGTCAAGTAACTTAATAGTTAGGTTAGCTCTCTTTCGGCTTTAATAGATACGATCTGTTTAGTAACCTTTTGGGGAGATCTAGCCCATTGCCCCCATGGTGCGTTTGTCATTCAGTTTAGGAGTCAAGGTTGTGGCTGAGTCCCGCCGCCCCCGCAAAAAATTTCGCCTTCCAGCCCAAGGGTGGCCATTAGCCGGGAACTATCAGGTGATTAGTTCAGCCTCCGTAGATTTAATCTGGAAAAAAATCGTGAATTTAGCGGATGTGTCCTGGCATCCTCTGATTGTGCGAACGGATATTCCCTACGGAATCATGCCGAAACCGGGGTTGATTTTCCAAGCGGTCAGTCGCCGCATTCCCTGGCCCATTCAAATCTTTGTTGAGCGGGTGTCCCCTGGGGAATTACTGAGCATTCGCATTTTACTGCTGCCTGGCGTAGAAGAACGAGTCACCTACCGGGTGGAGTCGAGTGTCTGTGGAACCCGCATTTCTTGCTCGGTGATGTTGCGGGGATGGTTAGCTCCCCTGATTTGGTCGTTGATTCAGGATTATGCCGCCGCAGTGGCCGCTCGATTGGCGATCGCCGCTGAAAAGGAACCACCTGGAGCAAAACCTCCTCCCGATACCTGTTTAGGATTTTAGAAAACTAAAATTATCCCTGAAAAATTTTCGGATCAAAGATCTGACGCAGGGCATTGTAGTAGGGAGCTAAAACACGGGTATCCAATTCCGGCGATCGCTCCTGAAACTCCTTACCCATCAGATGCACCATTTGATACACCAATTCCCAGTTGACATTTAGGGAAGGATAGAGCATCAAGCAAAGGGGAAACAGTTCGTCTTGCAGGGCATCCAGCTTTT carries:
- a CDS encoding Mrp/NBP35 family ATP-binding protein; translated protein: MAEVLSIESVLKVLRPVEDPELRRSLVELNMIRNVAIADGNVSFTLVLTTPACPLREFIVEDCKKAIQTLPGVNHISVDVTAETPQQKSVPDRTDLKGVKNIIAVSSGKGGVGKSTVAVNIAVALAEAGAAVGMIDADIYGPNVPTMLGLEGAIVEVRKEAGGDILEPAENHGIKMVSMGFLIDRDQPVIWRGPMLNGIIRQFLYQTDWGNLDYLIVDLPPGTGDAQLTLAQAVPMAGVVIVTTPQSVSLLDARRGLRMFQQLGVSVLGLVENMSYFIPPDLPDRRYDIFGSGGGESLAEELGVPLLGSVPLEPAVREGGDSGLPILLNYPDSASAKALRAIAQQVAARVSVAALTPA
- a CDS encoding carbon-nitrogen hydrolase family protein, giving the protein MKPYLAAVIQMTSLPDVDQNLAQAEEFIELAVQRGAELVGLPENFPFLGDDGVKVAQAAAIAEKSEKFLHRMAQRFQITLLGGGYPVPATDNKVYNTALLVGPNGEDLARYQKVHLFDVDLPDGNIYHESGTVLAGNQLPEVYLSKDFGGIGLSVCYDVRFPELYRGLAQAGAMVLFVPAAFTAFTGKDHWQVLLQARAIENTCYVLAPAQTGEHYARRQTHGHALIVDPWGTILADAGDRPGVAVAAIEPTRLEQVRQQMPCLQHRVFC
- a CDS encoding agmatine deiminase family protein, yielding MIYSSPILNSVERDVCLPAEWYPHRACWLAFPSHEELWGVSLGEAQREFIDLCRAIADVDPQTGHCRGEQLKILVLDNQGKSRASQALAGLNAEFYICSFGDIWLRDTAPLMVFNHQGDRETRWFQFNGWGGKYSLPGDGDLAQRVTNILGWPGKQLTLVLEGGAIEGDGQGTCLTTEQCLLNPNRNPHLSRGEIEAELKNGLGFKKILWLESGLLNDHTDGHIDTLVRFVGPGKVVCMAAQTEADPNAAVLKHIYQTLKNLRDAQGRSLEVVQIPSPGLVCDAQGNILPASYVNFYIGNTTVVVPTYGSDFDQPAVAAIAQLFPQRRTLGLSARTILEGGGAFHCISQQEP
- the aguB gene encoding N-carbamoylputrescine amidase; protein product: MRNLTVAAIQTRLSDAADLNIQRMGDWIRQAHSQGAQVILPSELFMGHYFCKEERADFFARAHPVDNHPAIAHFQVLADELQVVLPISFFEKAGPTYYNSVAVIDADGAILGVYRKSHIPDGPGYEEKFYFRPGNTGFRAWKTRYGCIGVGICWDQWFPEAARAMALLGAEILMYPTAIGSEPQEPELDTKDPWQRVMIGHAVANSLPVVAANRTGTEGSQSFYGSSFIADPRGDKLAELGPDQEGVILATFNLDALESRRASFGFFRDRRPDLYQILLTAEGAGQQSPPSFLS
- a CDS encoding S41 family peptidase — encoded protein: MILPPRDVAVASLHSSPKEIVDEVWQLVDRHYVDGSFNQVDWQVVRRQLLNRHYSSQEEAYRAIRHSLKLLNDPYTRFMTPQEFNALTTQTSGELSGIGIRLGLDQNTKQLTIVEPIDGSPAIQAGIQAGDRLLAIDDQPTSKMSLEEASNRIRGQAGTPIKLQLFRPNRGQFSLVVTRAVIEIPSVRYQVKEEGGQRIGYIYLSEFTSHATEQVRMAIRRLEAENVHGFVMDLRGNPGGLLQSGIDIARLWLDQGVIVRMVDRGGHSEQSTATQSALTDLPLVVLVDGQSASSSEILTGALQDHKRAIIVGNTTYGKAFVQSIHSLTDGSGLAVTVAHYYTPKGTDISQKGIVPDILVPLSKEQQQELQKNPQLWTTPGDLSYRQAILSLQETIANQGSQPSTLSNRGAANSDPKDQLALPFGGR
- a CDS encoding SRPBCC family protein encodes the protein MAESRRPRKKFRLPAQGWPLAGNYQVISSASVDLIWKKIVNLADVSWHPLIVRTDIPYGIMPKPGLIFQAVSRRIPWPIQIFVERVSPGELLSIRILLLPGVEERVTYRVESSVCGTRISCSVMLRGWLAPLIWSLIQDYAAAVAARLAIAAEKEPPGAKPPPDTCLGF